In the genome of Ignisphaera cupida, one region contains:
- a CDS encoding GDP-mannose 4,6-dehydratase: protein MTRFSVDDVVNAIMLAIRNENAKGVYNIGSGTATTINNLAKLVLKLMGKENLKPVYTSPRPGDIKHSVADITKAMKELGYRPNTKLENGLKQLITQMNF from the coding sequence ATAACAAGATTTTCGGTTGATGATGTTGTAAATGCTATAATGCTTGCAATAAGAAATGAAAATGCAAAAGGCGTTTATAACATTGGTAGTGGCACAGCAACAACCATAAATAATTTGGCAAAGCTTGTGCTCAAGCTAATGGGCAAAGAAAATTTGAAGCCTGTATACACATCCCCAAGACCAGGAGACATAAAACATTCCGTAGCAGACATAACCAAAGCGATGAAGGAACTTGGCTACAGACCAAATACAAAACTTGAAAATGGGTTGAAACAGCTAATAACACAGATGAATTTCTAA
- a CDS encoding RNA-guided endonuclease TnpB family protein, producing MGCEGLLTMTIGMRVSPEPTVLDFLKRYRNALNYSIEKIIKSNATSISKAHKLLYNELKKLFNLPSRVAIDCYREALAIAKSWLRNSRRGRVPRVKTLRMWLTYKQSYRIRDGFVEIIGGYKLRIIGWNKRYDSHENREARLVYRDGKMFLMITKNIPKPETIKPIDVIGVDINEKKIVVANHVLVKDFETPVEKALHFRLLAERLQRKYSLTRYQAWMRRRGVLNRVKSFYRKSRNIVVDWARKVSKDIAEISKSNRFAVAVEDLRNLIKALKKLPKNHRTSLIMLGYRKLSYWMNWQAIKRGVPTIVVNPRKTSSICPICDSKLVENGYRRLKCLKCGLEADRDLIGALNIRRKALNEMGGSLTTPTAQQMTDVKTNRCWEPMSL from the coding sequence GTGGGCTGTGAGGGTTTGCTAACCATGACAATTGGGATGAGGGTTAGCCCAGAGCCCACAGTATTAGATTTTCTGAAAAGATATAGAAATGCTTTGAACTACTCAATAGAGAAAATAATCAAGAGTAATGCAACATCTATTTCAAAAGCACATAAGTTGCTATACAACGAGTTGAAAAAGCTGTTTAATCTCCCATCCAGAGTTGCTATTGACTGTTATAGAGAGGCTTTGGCAATTGCAAAGTCTTGGTTGAGAAACTCGAGAAGAGGTAGAGTTCCAAGGGTTAAAACACTTAGAATGTGGTTAACGTATAAGCAGAGCTATAGAATTAGAGATGGTTTTGTTGAAATCATTGGCGGCTACAAGCTGAGAATTATTGGATGGAACAAAAGATACGACTCACATGAAAACAGAGAGGCTAGATTAGTCTACAGAGATGGTAAAATGTTTCTTATGATTACCAAGAATATTCCAAAACCAGAAACAATTAAGCCAATTGATGTCATTGGTGTTGATATCAATGAGAAGAAGATTGTTGTTGCTAACCATGTTCTTGTTAAAGATTTTGAAACACCAGTTGAGAAAGCTTTGCACTTTAGGTTGTTGGCTGAAAGGCTTCAAAGAAAGTATTCATTAACAAGATATCAGGCTTGGATGAGGAGAAGAGGAGTTCTCAATAGAGTAAAAAGCTTCTACAGAAAATCTAGGAACATTGTTGTGGACTGGGCTAGGAAGGTCTCTAAGGATATTGCTGAAATTTCTAAAAGCAATAGATTTGCTGTTGCCGTGGAGGATTTGAGGAATCTCATCAAAGCTCTTAAGAAGCTTCCGAAGAACCACAGAACATCACTAATAATGCTTGGCTATAGAAAACTTAGCTACTGGATGAATTGGCAAGCAATTAAGAGAGGTGTTCCAACAATAGTTGTTAACCCAAGAAAAACATCATCTATTTGCCCAATATGTGATTCAAAGCTTGTTGAAAACGGTTATAGAAGGTTGAAATGCTTGAAATGTGGTTTAGAAGCAGACAGGGACTTGATTGGAGCATTGAACATTAGAAGAAAGGCTCTTAATGAGATGGGGGGATCTCTGACCACCCCGACTGCCCAGCAGATGACAGATGTGAAAACGAATAGATGCTGGGAACCTATGAGCCTCTAG
- a CDS encoding AbrB/MazE/SpoVT family DNA-binding domain-containing protein, which produces MSDLLIFEAKVSRKRLLTIPKAAAERLGIREGSRVRIVVENNRIIIEPIKDAFWYALHGPKIGYIGFKELEEESLREQEKIENSS; this is translated from the coding sequence ATGAGTGATCTACTTATCTTTGAGGCTAAAGTTAGTAGGAAAAGGCTATTAACCATTCCCAAGGCAGCTGCTGAAAGGCTTGGCATTAGAGAAGGTTCTAGAGTTAGAATAGTTGTCGAGAACAACAGAATCATCATTGAGCCCATAAAAGATGCTTTTTGGTATGCTCTTCACGGACCTAAGATTGGATACATAGGGTTTAAAGAGCTTGAGGAGGAAAGTTTGCGTGAACAAGAAAAAATTGAGAATTCTTCTTGA
- a CDS encoding PIN domain-containing protein — protein MNKKKLRILLDTSFLLPFVGFKTDVEIEDAIACLTHHEVYYSDLSLLEAVWKIAKVVKKDENIEVIVEGVKLLEKTFKHRKIDANSIEIALKMRLEGHKDLIDNMLYGLALSNNMMFLTVDKELEEFVKKRGMKDVILDVTRLKQEYC, from the coding sequence GTGAACAAGAAAAAATTGAGAATTCTTCTTGACACATCATTTTTACTACCATTTGTAGGATTTAAAACAGATGTAGAAATTGAAGATGCAATTGCTTGTTTAACACATCATGAGGTGTACTATAGTGATCTAAGCTTGTTGGAAGCTGTGTGGAAAATAGCTAAGGTTGTTAAGAAAGATGAAAACATCGAAGTGATTGTTGAGGGTGTGAAACTATTAGAGAAAACATTTAAGCATCGAAAAATTGATGCAAACAGTATAGAAATTGCTTTGAAAATGCGTTTAGAAGGTCATAAAGATCTTATAGATAATATGCTCTATGGTTTAGCACTTTCAAATAACATGATGTTTCTTACTGTGGATAAAGAACTTGAGGAATTTGTGAAAAAGCGTGGCATGAAAGATGTTATATTAGATGTAACTAGGTTAAAACAAGAGTATTGCTAA
- a CDS encoding M20 family metallopeptidase: MGVLEYVSRNLDWGLKILGDMISIPTVNPPGEKYKEFVYYARDVLTGLGMDVEIVEVPKDYVARYYPEYSLHSRYILIGRLGRGKPVVHFNGHYDVVPAGSGWSSNPFDAVVRNGKVYGRGASDMKGGIASFILALKSFVETTKSFSGSVEVALVPDEEIGGETGTGFLVRELGSKPDYVVIGEPSSSEIIWIGHKGALWTLVEVYGRQAHGSTPWLGINAFEYMAKIAMRIISEYKPVLDSRKSVYEYEDERGAKPTITIGGEVRGGAKTNVVPGYYAFSVDRRVTPDEDLESVEKEFMEFINRVAADYPEVKISVRVLHKSPPALTNPNSELVTYAKSVAKEVIGKEPKTTVCLGGLDMRYYTEKNIQTIAYGPGTAGTAHIADEFLPISEFEKMSKIYLLLLNKILLKT; the protein is encoded by the coding sequence ATGGGTGTTCTTGAGTATGTGAGTAGAAATCTCGATTGGGGTTTGAAGATTTTAGGGGATATGATTTCAATTCCAACTGTTAATCCGCCTGGTGAGAAGTATAAGGAGTTTGTTTACTATGCTAGAGATGTTTTGACTGGTTTGGGAATGGATGTTGAAATTGTTGAGGTGCCTAAAGACTATGTGGCTAGGTATTACCCCGAGTACTCTCTGCATTCAAGATATATTTTGATTGGTAGATTGGGTAGAGGCAAGCCTGTTGTTCATTTTAATGGTCACTACGATGTTGTTCCAGCTGGAAGTGGTTGGAGTAGCAATCCATTTGATGCTGTTGTGAGAAATGGTAAAGTGTATGGTAGAGGAGCTAGCGATATGAAGGGTGGTATAGCATCTTTTATTCTAGCTCTCAAATCCTTTGTTGAAACCACAAAGAGTTTTAGTGGCTCTGTTGAAGTTGCTTTGGTTCCTGATGAGGAAATTGGTGGAGAAACTGGCACAGGTTTCTTGGTGAGAGAGCTTGGCTCTAAACCAGATTATGTTGTTATTGGCGAGCCAAGTAGTAGTGAAATTATTTGGATTGGTCATAAAGGTGCTTTATGGACTTTGGTAGAAGTTTATGGTAGACAAGCACACGGATCCACGCCATGGCTTGGTATAAACGCTTTTGAGTACATGGCCAAAATAGCCATGAGAATAATAAGTGAGTATAAACCTGTTCTAGACTCTAGAAAAAGTGTTTATGAGTATGAGGATGAGAGAGGTGCTAAACCAACAATAACAATTGGTGGTGAGGTTAGAGGAGGTGCAAAAACAAATGTTGTTCCAGGATACTACGCATTTTCAGTAGATAGAAGAGTTACGCCGGATGAGGATTTGGAGAGTGTTGAGAAAGAGTTTATGGAGTTTATAAACAGAGTTGCAGCTGACTATCCCGAGGTCAAAATCAGTGTTAGAGTTCTTCACAAATCACCACCAGCTTTAACAAATCCAAACTCAGAACTGGTTACATATGCAAAAAGCGTAGCTAAGGAAGTTATAGGTAAAGAGCCAAAGACAACAGTTTGTCTAGGAGGTCTTGACATGAGGTATTACACGGAGAAGAATATTCAAACAATTGCATATGGTCCAGGAACAGCAGGAACAGCACACATAGCTGACGAATTTCTGCCGATTAGCGAGTTTGAAAAGATGAGTAAGATATATCTTCTACTCTTAAACAAGATACTGCTCAAAACATAG
- a CDS encoding SagB/ThcOx family dehydrogenase — protein MIKIELLAHVIGICLTIAIIVYILATYFLASRGAQLAPTPPLHEQPSEIRRVGDRIYLPLPRKITNVSVEEAILWRRSIREYRQEPLTILQLSMLLWAAYGVTDTVWGFRASPSAGATYPLEVYVVVGEKCVVIDNKTYLEAGIYKYDVYTHSLRLVKKGDFREELYRAALHQDWVRDAAINIVITAVFERTTRIYGERGAVRYVPMEVGHLGQNVYLMATAMGLGTVVVGAFYDNEVVKILSAPLEEVPMYIIPVGVPKTLRKTSFEEIQNFIERNRR, from the coding sequence TTGATTAAAATTGAGCTTTTGGCGCATGTAATTGGAATTTGTTTAACGATTGCTATAATTGTTTACATATTAGCAACATATTTTCTTGCGTCAAGGGGTGCCCAGCTAGCACCTACTCCTCCACTACATGAACAGCCTTCAGAAATTCGTAGAGTTGGGGACAGAATCTATCTTCCACTACCAAGAAAAATAACAAATGTTTCTGTTGAAGAAGCTATTCTTTGGAGAAGAAGCATTAGAGAGTATAGACAAGAGCCTTTAACAATACTTCAGCTGTCAATGCTTCTATGGGCTGCGTATGGAGTTACAGATACTGTTTGGGGTTTTAGAGCCTCTCCCAGTGCTGGTGCAACATATCCTCTAGAGGTTTATGTTGTTGTTGGTGAAAAGTGTGTTGTTATAGACAATAAAACCTATTTGGAGGCTGGCATATACAAATATGATGTTTATACACATTCTCTTAGACTTGTAAAGAAAGGAGATTTTAGAGAAGAGCTTTATAGAGCAGCTCTTCACCAGGACTGGGTAAGGGATGCTGCTATAAACATAGTTATTACAGCTGTTTTTGAAAGAACAACGAGAATTTATGGTGAGAGAGGAGCTGTTAGATATGTTCCTATGGAGGTTGGTCACCTAGGCCAAAACGTGTATCTTATGGCAACAGCAATGGGCTTGGGAACAGTTGTTGTAGGAGCTTTTTACGACAATGAAGTAGTAAAAATATTGTCTGCACCACTAGAGGAGGTACCAATGTACATAATTCCTGTGGGTGTGCCCAAAACTCTTCGAAAAACAAGTTTTGAGGAAATACAAAACTTTATAGAGAGAAACAGGAGGTAG
- a CDS encoding aspartate aminotransferase family protein — protein MMYARIEERLVELSKELVDKYFEKTAKSKRLFERASKVLPAGVTYSIRWFKPYPIFIEKAEGVRVWDVDGNSYVDFWMGHGTHILGHKPEFVIEAVKEVLNKGTHLGYENPYAVEYAELLTKVVPGVEMIRFTNSGTEANMYALRLARAYTKRKYVVKIEGGWHGGYDALHKAVTYPFTEPESAGLPEEYLAYTIAVPFNDVEALEKTLKSYSVAAIVIEPVLGAGGSIEPVNNYLKEVRRLAYEHNSLLIFDEVITGFRLAPGGAQEYFGVKADLVVFGKIVGGGFAGAGAFGGRAEVMELIDHMKYPSPAKRSFHGGTFVGNPVNMVTGKAMVEYLVKHRDLYEKAERIWSNFRRDVTKLCEETNIQCWTTGVATMIGIHFTTSKPKNVREVYELRWSKSIEQVLHLYMRTRGILYMKENLVHLLPSLIHTEEEAKLFKETLAEFLTTLTRK, from the coding sequence ATGATGTATGCAAGGATTGAGGAAAGACTTGTTGAATTAAGTAAAGAGCTTGTTGATAAGTATTTTGAGAAAACTGCTAAGAGTAAAAGGTTGTTTGAAAGAGCTTCTAAAGTGCTTCCAGCTGGTGTTACATATTCGATAAGGTGGTTTAAGCCTTATCCAATTTTCATAGAGAAAGCTGAGGGTGTTAGAGTTTGGGATGTTGATGGAAATTCCTATGTAGATTTTTGGATGGGTCATGGAACACATATACTTGGTCATAAACCAGAGTTTGTTATTGAAGCTGTTAAAGAGGTTTTGAATAAAGGTACTCACCTAGGTTATGAAAATCCATATGCAGTTGAGTATGCTGAGCTTTTAACAAAAGTTGTTCCAGGTGTTGAAATGATTAGATTTACGAATAGCGGTACAGAAGCTAACATGTATGCTCTTAGACTTGCTAGAGCATATACAAAGAGAAAATATGTTGTTAAAATTGAGGGTGGGTGGCACGGAGGCTACGATGCCTTGCACAAAGCTGTGACATACCCATTTACAGAACCTGAGTCAGCTGGTCTTCCAGAAGAGTACCTTGCTTACACAATAGCAGTTCCATTCAATGATGTTGAAGCTCTTGAAAAAACATTGAAAAGTTATTCAGTAGCAGCCATTGTTATTGAGCCAGTTCTTGGAGCTGGTGGCTCCATAGAACCTGTTAACAACTATTTGAAGGAGGTTAGAAGGCTTGCATATGAACACAACTCTCTTCTAATTTTTGACGAGGTTATAACAGGTTTTAGACTAGCTCCTGGAGGAGCACAGGAGTATTTTGGTGTTAAAGCAGATTTGGTTGTGTTTGGCAAAATTGTTGGAGGTGGTTTTGCAGGTGCTGGAGCCTTTGGAGGTAGAGCTGAGGTTATGGAGCTTATAGACCACATGAAATATCCAAGCCCTGCAAAGAGATCGTTTCATGGAGGAACATTTGTTGGAAACCCAGTAAACATGGTTACTGGCAAAGCCATGGTTGAATACCTTGTCAAGCACAGAGATCTATATGAAAAAGCTGAGAGAATATGGAGCAACTTTAGAAGAGATGTGACAAAGCTTTGTGAAGAAACAAACATACAGTGTTGGACAACTGGAGTAGCAACAATGATTGGTATACACTTCACAACATCTAAACCAAAGAATGTAAGGGAAGTTTATGAGCTTAGATGGAGTAAAAGCATAGAACAAGTTCTGCATCTATACATGAGAACCCGGGGCATATTATACATGAAGGAAAACCTTGTGCATTTACTACCATCACTTATACACACAGAGGAAGAAGCAAAGCTATTCAAAGAAACCTTAGCAGAGTTTCTCACAACACTAACAAGAAAATAG
- a CDS encoding ABC transporter ATP-binding protein, giving the protein MDFEIGLFGRKRRIRAVDNVSLGIGRGEIYGLVGESGSGKSTIGRITLRLYKPTSGKVFFDGRDITNLSENRLRELRRKMQLIPQDPYSAINPAQTIGEALTEPLIVHEKLSRLEALEKAYKALEEVGLVPPDEFIKRRPYELSGGQLQRVVIARAMLLGPSYVVADEPTSNLDASIRASIIKLLLDFKNRYNLSMLFITHDIALISLIANRIGVLYLGQLVEEGPAEKVVSSPLHPYTKALLTATPLASEELEIEKIYLKGEIGDPSNPPKGCRLHPRCPFALEKCRSLEPPTINVGGNRFVKCWLYS; this is encoded by the coding sequence ATGGATTTTGAGATTGGATTGTTTGGTAGAAAGCGTAGAATTAGAGCTGTTGACAATGTTTCTTTGGGAATTGGAAGAGGCGAGATATATGGCCTAGTTGGCGAAAGTGGTAGTGGCAAGTCAACAATAGGTAGAATCACTCTTAGATTATACAAGCCCACAAGCGGAAAGGTGTTTTTCGATGGCAGAGATATAACGAATTTGAGTGAGAATAGGTTGAGGGAGCTGAGAAGAAAAATGCAGTTAATACCCCAGGATCCATACAGCGCCATAAACCCTGCTCAAACTATTGGCGAAGCTCTTACAGAGCCTCTTATAGTTCATGAGAAATTGAGTAGGCTAGAAGCTTTAGAAAAAGCATATAAAGCTCTTGAGGAAGTTGGCTTGGTTCCACCAGATGAATTCATTAAGAGAAGACCATATGAGTTAAGTGGTGGTCAGCTTCAACGAGTTGTGATAGCAAGAGCAATGCTTCTTGGCCCCAGCTACGTAGTTGCAGATGAGCCAACAAGCAACTTAGATGCATCAATTCGTGCTTCAATAATTAAACTATTGCTTGACTTCAAAAACAGGTACAATTTATCAATGCTATTCATAACTCATGACATTGCCTTAATCAGCTTAATAGCAAATAGAATAGGTGTTTTATACCTAGGACAACTTGTTGAAGAAGGTCCTGCAGAAAAGGTGGTGTCTAGCCCACTTCACCCATATACAAAAGCATTGTTAACAGCTACACCTCTTGCAAGCGAGGAATTAGAAATTGAAAAGATCTATTTAAAGGGGGAGATAGGAGATCCATCAAATCCACCAAAAGGCTGTCGTCTTCACCCAAGATGCCCATTTGCATTAGAGAAATGTAGAAGTTTAGAGCCTCCCACAATTAATGTAGGTGGAAACAGGTTTGTTAAATGCTGGCTTTATAGCTAA
- a CDS encoding ABC transporter ATP-binding protein, translating into MLSTVLIVKDLWVKYFTSSGVINAVSGVSFSLSRGEMLAVVGESGSGKSTIGYALLNMVPKPGRIVKGEILLDGVNILKLSEEELRKIRGSKISIVFQDPFTTLDPLRKIRDQFIEFLMEHGIDKNNALKIAREYIEAVGLTERVLDSYPHQLSGGQKQRVSIAMAISLNPSVVVADEPTTALDVVVQKQIMDLISDIKRRYSSSFILITHDLALALERADSVMVMYGGYVMEMASKNELAKNMVHPYTKALFESLPRIKQRTLPKYLTGYPPDLRNPPPGCIFHPRCPFASEKCRIMKPELVEISKGHFVACHFAR; encoded by the coding sequence ATTTTGAGCACAGTTCTAATTGTCAAGGATCTTTGGGTGAAGTACTTTACCTCTAGTGGTGTAATCAATGCTGTTTCTGGAGTATCATTCTCTTTATCTAGAGGTGAAATGCTTGCAGTAGTTGGTGAGAGCGGTAGTGGCAAGTCAACAATAGGCTATGCACTACTTAACATGGTTCCAAAACCAGGTAGAATTGTGAAAGGCGAAATACTATTGGACGGTGTTAACATATTGAAGCTAAGTGAGGAGGAGCTTAGAAAAATTCGTGGAAGCAAAATCTCGATTGTTTTTCAAGACCCATTCACAACGCTAGATCCCTTGAGAAAAATAAGAGATCAGTTTATAGAGTTTCTCATGGAGCATGGCATTGATAAAAACAATGCATTAAAAATAGCTAGAGAGTATATCGAGGCTGTTGGTCTAACTGAGAGGGTTTTGGATTCATACCCACATCAATTAAGTGGTGGCCAAAAACAAAGAGTTTCAATAGCTATGGCAATAAGCTTAAATCCTAGTGTTGTAGTAGCTGATGAGCCTACAACAGCTTTAGATGTTGTTGTTCAGAAACAAATAATGGACTTGATAAGTGATATCAAGAGAAGATATAGCTCATCATTTATACTCATAACACATGACTTGGCGCTAGCTCTTGAAAGAGCAGATAGTGTAATGGTTATGTATGGAGGCTATGTAATGGAAATGGCAAGTAAAAATGAACTTGCTAAAAACATGGTGCATCCATATACCAAAGCACTTTTTGAGTCTCTTCCAAGAATTAAACAAAGAACCTTGCCAAAGTACCTCACAGGTTATCCACCTGATTTGCGCAATCCCCCACCTGGCTGCATATTTCATCCAAGATGTCCATTTGCATCAGAAAAGTGTAGAATTATGAAACCTGAGCTTGTTGAGATTTCGAAAGGACATTTCGTTGCATGTCATTTTGCGAGGTGA